The Limibacillus sp. genomic sequence ATGGAAAAGCGCCCGCCTGAGTTCAAGGGACGTTAAGGGCGCCGGACAGGTAGGCGCTGCGAACTAGGGATTGCTTTTGCCCTTGCGGGCCTGCCTCAAGGGACTTGCAGCCGCCTCGGCGCTCCGCTCGGCCTCCACCGCCGCCAGTAGACGTTGTTTGGCCGCCATCACGTGGCTCTTCATGTTGACGCCGGCGGCGATGGGATCGCGCGCGGCGATGGCGTGGACGATCTGACGGTGCTCTTCATTCGAGATGCGCATGGACCCCTGCTGCAGGAGCCCCTTGCGGCGGAAGAGGTGCAGTTCCTTGATCAGGCTGCGGTAGAGCCGCTCCAGCCGCTGGTTGTGCGCGTAGGACAGCAGCTTGTTGTGGAACTCTAGATTGGTCGGGTAGTAACGCTCCAGGTCCCGTGACGCCGCCGCCTCGTCCATTTGCTCGACGAGGGAATTGAGTTCGGCCACTTGGGCGTCGCTCGCGCGTTCGGCGATCAGCCGCCCCATCAGTTCGTCGAGCGCGGAGCGGATGTCATAGACCTCCAAGGCTTCGCGGAGACCCAACTCCCGCACGAAGACGCCGCGATTGGGGATGGCGACCAGCAGCCCCTCCTGCGCCAGAGCCCGGCAGGCTTCGCGCAAGGGGCCCCGGCTGGTGCCGAACTTCTCGGACAGCGCGATCTCGTTCACGCGGTCGCCGCCGCGCAACTCACCGCTCATGATCATCTCTTCGATCGCGGCTTGCACGCGACCGCTGAGCGAACCGGCCTCGCCGTATTTGGCCAAACTGTCGTCCATCGTGACCAACCTCGAAAGCGTCAATCAAGTCGAACTATTGTTGACGAAACAGTTCTGTTTATGAAGCCCTAATTATTGAGCAACGGGA encodes the following:
- a CDS encoding FCD domain-containing protein produces the protein MDDSLAKYGEAGSLSGRVQAAIEEMIMSGELRGGDRVNEIALSEKFGTSRGPLREACRALAQEGLLVAIPNRGVFVRELGLREALEVYDIRSALDELMGRLIAERASDAQVAELNSLVEQMDEAAASRDLERYYPTNLEFHNKLLSYAHNQRLERLYRSLIKELHLFRRKGLLQQGSMRISNEEHRQIVHAIAARDPIAAGVNMKSHVMAAKQRLLAAVEAERSAEAAASPLRQARKGKSNP